The following DNA comes from Meles meles chromosome 8, mMelMel3.1 paternal haplotype, whole genome shotgun sequence.
GGCTGCAACTTCCCTCAcgtccttccttctccctccttcagcCTTTGAGGTGAGCTGCTAAGGCAGAAGACCTTCAGGAGGAAGctaatttaattttcttgttcCAGATGTCAGGTGAAGACATCTCTGCTTTTGGTGACATGAGAGCTGAAAGCAATGAAAGTCTTGATGTCCTGTCTGTCTTCCTAACTGGCATCCCAGGATTGGAGGCTCAACATGGCTGGCTTTCTATCCCCTTCTTCACCATGTATATTGTGGCCATTGTGGGTAACAGCCTAATCATGGCAGCAGTGCATGTGGACGCTGCTCTGCATGAGCCCATGTACCTGTTCCTCTCCATGCTGGCTGTGACTGAGGTGGGTGTTTCTGTGTCTACACTGCCCACTGTCATGGGTATTCTTTGGTTTGATGCTCGCCAGATTGACTTTGATGGCTGCTTGGCTCAGATGTTCTTCATCCACACCTTCTCAGGCATGGAGTCAGGGGTCCTTTTGGCCATGAGTTATGACCGCTTTGTAGCTATCTACAATCCACTGCGATATACAGCCATCCTAACCCTCTCCCGTATCATCTGCATGGGTCTGGGAATCACACTGAAGAGTGTGATGTTCATGACCCCACTTCCAATCCTTTTGAGGCAACTGCCCTATTGCCATGTTAATGTCCTCTCCCATTCCTACTGTCTCCACTCAGACCTGATCCAGCTGCCTTGTGCTGATACTAAGCTCAATAGCATCCTGGGTTTGTCCATTGTCCTGGCCACTTTTGGGT
Coding sequences within:
- the LOC123949471 gene encoding olfactory receptor 51I2-like, with protein sequence MRAESNESLDVLSVFLTGIPGLEAQHGWLSIPFFTMYIVAIVGNSLIMAAVHVDAALHEPMYLFLSMLAVTEVGVSVSTLPTVMGILWFDARQIDFDGCLAQMFFIHTFSGMESGVLLAMSYDRFVAIYNPLRYTAILTLSRIICMGLGITLKSVMFMTPLPILLRQLPYCHVNVLSHSYCLHSDLIQLPCADTKLNSILGLSIVLATFGLDSLLIVVSYVLILYTVLGIASGEGRRKALNTCVSHICAVLLYYVPMIGVSVMHRAAKHASPLVHTLMSSIYLFVPPVLNPIIYSVKTKPIRQGIFNLFSCKRK